From Streptomyces sp. TLI_053, a single genomic window includes:
- a CDS encoding N-acetyltransferase, translating to MSSSSSSSSRSWHTRIERPHDLPAVHELTVAAFGRPSEADLVEALRADEAWIDGLSIVAATGAGAAPVGHVLLTRAFIGDTPALAMAPVSVHPDHQRSGAGSALVRAGLDAARARGERFVILLGHPSYYPRFGFGRASEHGIALTVDAPDEAWMALSLDPARHPLPSGTARWAAAFGIA from the coding sequence ATGTCTTCTTCCTCTTCCTCCTCCTCGCGCTCCTGGCACACCCGGATCGAGCGGCCCCACGACCTCCCGGCCGTCCACGAGCTGACGGTCGCCGCTTTCGGGCGGCCGTCCGAGGCCGACCTCGTCGAGGCCCTGCGCGCCGACGAGGCGTGGATCGACGGTCTCTCGATCGTCGCCGCCACCGGGGCCGGGGCCGCCCCGGTCGGCCATGTGCTGCTCACCCGCGCCTTCATCGGCGACACCCCGGCGCTCGCGATGGCTCCGGTGTCCGTGCACCCCGACCACCAGCGGTCCGGCGCCGGCTCCGCCCTCGTACGGGCCGGACTCGACGCCGCCCGCGCCCGGGGCGAGCGGTTCGTGATCCTGCTCGGACACCCGTCGTACTACCCGAGGTTCGGCTTCGGCCGGGCCTCGGAGCACGGCATCGCGCTCACCGTCGACGCGCCGGACGAGGCGTGGATGGCCCTGAGCCTGGACCCGGCCCGTCACCCGCTGCCGTCCGGGACGGCCCGCTGGGCCGCCGCGTTCGGCATCGCGTAA
- a CDS encoding YbaK/EbsC family protein, with the protein MTDDSLPARSRAVADALAGAGLPGEVRVLPDSARTAAEAAAALGCEVGAIANSLVFTCDGEPLLVMTSGAHRVDTGHLARELGTGPITRASAAQVREATGQAIGGVAPVGHPAPLRTVVDTALAGHDLLWAAAGHPHTVVPMTYGELLRLTGGTPSTVVPPEQRT; encoded by the coding sequence ATGACCGACGACAGCCTGCCCGCCCGCAGCCGGGCGGTGGCCGACGCACTCGCCGGGGCCGGACTGCCCGGAGAGGTCCGCGTCCTGCCGGACTCCGCCCGCACCGCCGCCGAAGCCGCCGCAGCCCTGGGGTGCGAGGTCGGCGCCATCGCCAACAGCCTGGTGTTCACCTGCGACGGCGAGCCGCTGCTCGTGATGACCAGCGGTGCCCACCGCGTCGACACCGGCCATCTCGCCCGTGAGCTGGGCACCGGCCCGATCACCCGGGCGAGCGCCGCACAGGTCCGGGAAGCCACCGGCCAGGCCATCGGCGGCGTCGCCCCGGTCGGCCACCCGGCGCCGCTGCGCACGGTCGTCGACACCGCCCTCGCCGGACACGACCTGCTGTGGGCGGCCGCCGGGCACCCGCACACCGTGGTGCCGATGACGTACGGGGAACTGCTGAGGCTGACCGGCGGCACCCCGTCGACGGTGGTGCCGCCGGAGCAGCGGACGTAA
- a CDS encoding nitrate- and nitrite sensing domain-containing protein, giving the protein MTFFDFQRLAAQGLLAQKAGQPSNIVYYNLQEERRLSAEALSRPGSVAEQLKRQRQLTDEAVAKFQTLSGETADSAPAEVRTAVAEARRAMEKLGDQRALVDKGTADQQGVYAYYTDLIAVDLRLFTALSHVDTGEVTWISKTLVNSFWAKEMLAREDAILARGWPSGRLSASDYQLVQQSIGAQEHLFTVQVVPYVPADERAAWSELMSGPAWQAKSAVEQALTRPAAADATGTVRLPQLQDQWRQAVDQVNPQLVKAIETRTEGVVEVGKGSILSLLTRVALTSVIGLLAVIVVVVASWRLTRSLRRRINDLHAQAQDMEHTLPEVVERLARGEQVDVEAESRAITAGAHARGGDELAQLGQAMNLARTSALGAAVRQAEQHRGFERLLQRIARRTQLLIGQQLRKLDALERRHEDPEVLEGLFDLDHLTARLRRYEENLVIMAGGQPQRKWRKPVPLLDVLRAAQGEVQEYRRIVLEVEGHPWLSERAVGPVAHVVAELMENAASFSKPPTPVDVRAAVVGRGLAIEIEDRGLGMDPEQYDTANALMAAAIADEPPRTDMLARGDDIRLGFHVVARLAAAIGLQIEFRPSAFGGTRVVVLVPGELILDGDSGLPDKAAVTPIPLARRQRPADRAQAAVPLASVTEMPSAALPATTEPVRTADTTTSSAVVAVDEEEERAAHADAAPHPGQTGGDWFSAGSAPVVTPGAASGAQAPSQAQAFGYVEYVPPSDDELLGAPVRIDFGKHDGFGEPEEPRESDGFDRPDGFGPSGGLGRPDGFPAQDAFGARDVFGGPGAFGDRDAFGERDGSGGRDGSERDGAFPGTGADGYLHPPAEHGQPVEHGSPVEHGSQVPVGGGYGYDGQTYDTSPRSAGDAPPAYPDIAYATVMPAEAPYADEQYRPADHYRLAERRQHDGQSANPLPGSAVAPADAPAGAPHSADAPTGGLQPPLPQRVRQASLAAELRIPPPPRTPYPGTGTGTGPGTGSGGGPGTAEGPFQRPPRRSGATVGAFQRQSRAARGLGATEDRPPADGPAAGALPPGRGTLPPSGPASPTATGTPTPAPGPSPWALPAADPRTTRTEEQS; this is encoded by the coding sequence GTGACCTTCTTCGACTTCCAGCGTCTGGCCGCCCAGGGCCTGCTGGCACAGAAGGCGGGACAGCCGTCCAACATCGTCTACTACAACCTCCAGGAGGAGCGTCGGCTCAGCGCCGAGGCGCTCTCCCGGCCCGGCAGCGTCGCCGAGCAGCTGAAGCGCCAGCGCCAGCTGACCGACGAGGCCGTGGCGAAGTTCCAGACCCTGTCCGGCGAAACCGCCGACAGCGCGCCCGCCGAGGTGCGCACGGCCGTCGCCGAGGCCCGGCGCGCGATGGAGAAGCTGGGCGACCAGCGGGCCCTCGTCGACAAGGGCACCGCCGACCAGCAGGGCGTCTACGCGTACTACACCGACCTGATCGCGGTCGACCTGCGGCTGTTCACCGCGCTCAGCCACGTCGACACCGGCGAGGTCACCTGGATCTCCAAGACCCTGGTCAACTCCTTCTGGGCCAAGGAGATGCTGGCCCGCGAGGACGCGATCCTGGCCCGGGGCTGGCCGTCCGGCAGGCTCAGCGCCTCCGACTACCAGCTGGTGCAGCAGTCGATCGGCGCCCAGGAGCACCTCTTCACCGTCCAGGTCGTGCCGTACGTGCCGGCCGACGAGCGGGCCGCCTGGTCCGAGCTGATGAGCGGTCCGGCCTGGCAGGCCAAGTCCGCCGTCGAGCAGGCGCTCACCCGCCCGGCCGCCGCCGACGCCACCGGCACCGTCCGGCTGCCGCAGCTCCAGGACCAGTGGCGGCAGGCCGTCGACCAGGTCAACCCGCAGCTGGTGAAGGCCATCGAGACCCGGACCGAGGGCGTGGTCGAGGTCGGCAAGGGCTCGATCCTCTCGCTGCTCACCCGGGTCGCGCTGACCTCGGTGATCGGTCTGCTCGCGGTGATCGTCGTGGTCGTCGCCAGCTGGCGGCTGACCCGCTCGCTGCGCCGCCGGATCAACGACCTGCACGCCCAGGCGCAGGACATGGAGCACACCCTGCCCGAGGTGGTCGAGCGACTGGCCCGCGGCGAACAGGTGGACGTCGAGGCGGAGAGCCGGGCGATCACCGCCGGGGCGCACGCCCGCGGCGGCGACGAGCTGGCGCAGCTCGGCCAGGCCATGAACCTCGCCCGTACCTCCGCGCTGGGGGCCGCCGTCCGGCAGGCCGAGCAGCACCGGGGCTTCGAGCGGCTGCTCCAGCGGATCGCCCGCCGCACCCAGCTGCTGATCGGTCAGCAGCTCCGCAAGCTCGACGCCCTGGAGCGGCGGCACGAGGACCCGGAGGTGCTGGAGGGCCTGTTCGACCTCGACCACCTGACGGCCCGCCTGCGCCGCTACGAGGAGAACCTGGTCATCATGGCCGGCGGCCAGCCGCAGCGGAAGTGGCGCAAGCCGGTGCCGCTGCTGGACGTGCTGCGCGCCGCGCAGGGCGAGGTCCAGGAGTACCGCCGCATCGTGCTGGAGGTCGAGGGCCACCCGTGGCTCTCCGAGCGGGCGGTGGGCCCGGTCGCGCACGTGGTCGCCGAGCTGATGGAGAACGCGGCGAGCTTCTCCAAGCCGCCGACGCCGGTCGACGTCCGGGCGGCCGTGGTCGGCCGCGGGCTCGCGATCGAGATCGAGGACCGCGGCCTGGGCATGGACCCGGAGCAGTACGACACGGCCAACGCCCTGATGGCAGCCGCGATCGCGGACGAGCCGCCCCGTACGGACATGCTGGCGCGCGGTGACGACATCCGCCTCGGCTTCCACGTGGTGGCCCGGCTGGCGGCGGCGATCGGCCTGCAGATCGAGTTCCGCCCGTCGGCGTTCGGCGGGACCAGGGTGGTCGTGCTCGTCCCCGGCGAACTGATCCTCGACGGCGACTCCGGGCTTCCCGACAAGGCCGCGGTCACGCCCATCCCGCTCGCCCGGCGCCAGCGTCCGGCGGACCGGGCCCAGGCGGCCGTGCCGCTGGCCTCGGTGACCGAGATGCCGTCCGCGGCGCTCCCGGCCACGACCGAGCCGGTGCGGACGGCGGACACCACCACCTCGTCGGCGGTCGTCGCGGTGGACGAGGAGGAGGAGCGCGCCGCCCACGCGGACGCCGCTCCGCATCCCGGCCAGACCGGCGGCGACTGGTTCTCCGCCGGCAGCGCCCCCGTCGTCACCCCCGGCGCGGCCTCCGGTGCCCAGGCGCCCTCCCAGGCCCAGGCGTTCGGGTACGTCGAGTACGTGCCCCCGTCGGACGACGAGCTCCTCGGTGCTCCGGTGCGGATCGACTTCGGGAAGCACGACGGCTTCGGCGAGCCCGAGGAGCCGCGGGAGTCCGACGGCTTCGACCGGCCCGACGGCTTCGGCCCGTCCGGCGGTCTCGGCCGGCCCGACGGTTTCCCCGCGCAGGACGCCTTCGGCGCGCGTGACGTCTTCGGCGGGCCCGGTGCCTTCGGCGACCGGGACGCCTTCGGCGAGCGCGACGGCTCCGGTGGACGCGACGGCTCCGAACGCGACGGCGCCTTCCCCGGCACCGGGGCGGACGGCTATCTGCACCCGCCGGCCGAGCACGGCCAGCCGGTCGAGCACGGTTCGCCGGTCGAGCACGGTTCGCAGGTCCCGGTCGGGGGCGGCTACGGGTACGACGGGCAGACCTACGACACGTCCCCCCGCTCCGCCGGGGACGCCCCGCCCGCCTACCCGGACATCGCCTACGCGACGGTGATGCCCGCCGAGGCGCCGTACGCCGACGAGCAGTACCGGCCCGCCGACCACTACCGGCTGGCGGAGCGGCGGCAGCACGACGGACAGTCGGCGAACCCGCTCCCCGGGTCCGCCGTCGCACCGGCGGACGCACCGGCCGGCGCCCCGCACTCCGCGGACGCCCCGACCGGCGGCCTCCAGCCGCCGCTGCCCCAGCGGGTGCGCCAGGCCAGCCTGGCCGCCGAGCTGCGCATCCCGCCGCCGCCCCGCACCCCGTACCCGGGGACCGGCACGGGCACCGGACCCGGCACCGGGTCCGGTGGCGGACCCGGTACCGCCGAGGGCCCGTTCCAGCGCCCGCCGCGCCGCTCCGGCGCCACGGTCGGCGCCTTCCAGCGCCAGTCCCGGGCCGCCCGCGGCCTCGGCGCCACGGAGGACCGGCCCCCCGCCGACGGCCCCGCGGCCGGCGCCCTGCCGCCGGGGCGCGGCACCCTCCCCCCGTCCGGCCCGGCCTCCCCCACGGCCACCGGAACCCCGACTCCCGCGCCGGGTCCCTCCCCCTGGGCCCTCCCGGCCGCGGACCCCCGAACCACGAGGACGGAAGAGCAGTCATGA
- a CDS encoding roadblock/LC7 domain-containing protein — MNRTIATHQDLDWLLDGLVDTVPGTRSAVLLSDDGLVVSHSRTIERSDAERLAAVATGQQSLARGIGQLFDGGPVHQVIVELAEVWLFVIAAAQGTHLAVVADQEVDAEVMSVAMHQLVQQVGQKLTTPVRSEFDAFAARNRG, encoded by the coding sequence ATGAACCGCACCATCGCCACCCATCAGGACCTCGACTGGCTGCTGGACGGACTCGTCGACACGGTCCCCGGGACGAGAAGCGCCGTGCTGCTCTCCGACGACGGTCTGGTGGTCAGCCACTCCCGCACCATCGAGCGGTCCGACGCCGAGCGGCTGGCCGCCGTGGCCACCGGTCAGCAGAGCCTCGCCCGCGGCATCGGCCAGCTGTTCGACGGCGGCCCGGTCCACCAGGTGATCGTCGAGCTGGCCGAGGTCTGGCTGTTCGTCATCGCCGCCGCGCAGGGCACCCACCTGGCCGTGGTCGCCGACCAGGAGGTGGACGCCGAGGTCATGTCGGTGGCCATGCACCAGCTCGTCCAGCAGGTCGGCCAGAAGCTCACCACGCCGGTCCGCAGCGAGTTCGACGCCTTCGCCGCCAGGAACCGGGGGTGA
- a CDS encoding DUF742 domain-containing protein, whose amino-acid sequence MVRPYTITRGRTTPERDDLTLITLMTTVEELADQVLATRSSGPRGLQPEHRLILERCRRPAAVAEVAAGLNLPVSVTKILLGDLIAQGMLLARAPISVARAAGDGGLDLGLLTAVREGLRRL is encoded by the coding sequence ATGGTGCGCCCCTACACCATCACCCGCGGCCGGACGACGCCGGAGCGCGACGACCTCACCCTGATCACGCTGATGACCACGGTGGAGGAGCTCGCGGACCAGGTGCTCGCCACCCGGTCGTCCGGTCCGCGCGGGCTCCAGCCGGAACACCGGCTGATCCTCGAACGGTGCCGCCGGCCGGCCGCGGTGGCCGAGGTGGCCGCCGGGCTCAACCTGCCGGTGTCGGTCACCAAGATCCTCCTGGGCGACCTGATCGCCCAGGGAATGCTGTTGGCCCGGGCCCCGATCTCGGTGGCCCGGGCCGCCGGGGACGGCGGTCTGGACCTCGGGCTGCTGACGGCCGTACGTGAAGGACTCCGGAGGCTCTGA
- a CDS encoding ATP/GTP-binding protein — protein MAPSAPRPSSPSSSLPSPAAVPAAVKILIAGGFGVGKTTLVGAVSEVAPLRTEEYLTRASEGVDDLSGVDNKETTTVALDFGRITVNPELVVYLFGTPGQERFWFMWNDLVNGALGGVVIADTRRLDTSFASIDFFESRGIPFVVAINCFHGHNTRTADEIRAALDLDPQVPMLIGDVRVRSFGRDLLLALVDHLMELSAGTPVR, from the coding sequence ATGGCACCATCCGCACCTCGCCCCTCCTCTCCCTCCTCCTCGCTCCCCTCCCCCGCCGCCGTCCCCGCGGCCGTCAAGATCCTCATCGCCGGCGGCTTCGGGGTCGGCAAGACCACCCTGGTCGGCGCGGTCAGCGAGGTCGCGCCGCTGCGCACCGAGGAGTACCTGACCCGCGCCAGCGAAGGCGTCGACGACCTGTCCGGGGTGGACAACAAGGAGACCACCACGGTCGCCCTGGACTTCGGGCGGATCACCGTCAACCCGGAGCTGGTGGTCTACCTGTTCGGCACACCCGGACAGGAGCGCTTCTGGTTCATGTGGAACGACCTGGTGAACGGCGCGCTGGGCGGCGTCGTGATCGCCGACACCCGCCGGCTGGACACCAGCTTCGCCTCGATCGACTTCTTCGAGAGCCGGGGCATCCCGTTCGTGGTGGCGATCAACTGCTTCCACGGCCACAACACCCGGACGGCGGACGAGATCCGGGCCGCCCTCGACCTCGACCCGCAGGTCCCGATGCTGATCGGCGACGTGCGGGTGCGGTCGTTCGGGCGGGACCTGCTGCTCGCGCTGGTCGACCACCTCATGGAGCTGTCGGCCGGCACGCCGGTCCGCTGA
- a CDS encoding FAD-dependent monooxygenase codes for MTPPLRVLVHGGGIGGLTAATALARRGHRVDVVELRDALEALGVGIIQPSNALHVMRGIGVLEQCLAAGFEWEVLTICDPAGGILAKIPQPRMDGAPSNNGIPRPALARVLGEAATAAGATLRFGTTITELADEGEEVAVTLSDGSSGRYDLVVGFDGIGSPLRKRLYGEKYAPEYTGFANWRVTLPRSPEVQGVVMSTGNLKAKALLTPISEDLMYLGSVFAEAEDFRPDPENAHEQLRERLAGFGGPIAEALAQVTDPAAVVYSRISQVTVEEPWHVGRVVLAGDAAHASTPHLAQGAAMAVEDALVLAESLDAAETVPAALAAWEERRRPRAMWVQALSRAILKQETGTPTTPEEDELLKVGIPGAAHFLVKPY; via the coding sequence ATGACCCCACCCCTGCGCGTCCTCGTCCACGGCGGCGGCATAGGCGGCCTGACCGCAGCCACCGCCCTCGCCCGCCGCGGCCACCGGGTCGACGTCGTCGAGCTGCGCGACGCCCTGGAGGCCCTGGGCGTCGGCATCATCCAGCCGTCCAACGCGCTGCACGTGATGCGCGGGATCGGTGTGCTGGAGCAGTGCCTGGCGGCCGGGTTCGAGTGGGAGGTGCTCACCATCTGCGACCCGGCCGGCGGCATCCTGGCGAAGATCCCGCAGCCGCGGATGGACGGCGCGCCGTCCAACAACGGCATCCCCCGCCCCGCGCTGGCCCGGGTGCTGGGCGAGGCGGCCACCGCCGCCGGGGCGACCCTGCGGTTCGGCACCACGATCACCGAACTCGCCGACGAGGGCGAGGAGGTGGCGGTCACCCTGAGCGACGGCAGCAGCGGACGCTACGACCTGGTGGTCGGCTTCGACGGCATCGGCTCGCCGCTGCGCAAGCGGCTCTACGGCGAGAAGTACGCGCCCGAGTACACCGGCTTCGCCAACTGGCGGGTCACCCTGCCGCGTTCGCCCGAGGTGCAGGGCGTGGTGATGTCCACCGGCAACCTGAAGGCCAAGGCGCTGCTCACCCCGATCAGCGAGGACCTGATGTACCTGGGCTCGGTGTTCGCCGAGGCCGAGGACTTCCGGCCGGACCCGGAGAACGCCCACGAGCAGCTGCGCGAGCGGCTGGCCGGCTTCGGCGGGCCGATCGCCGAGGCGCTGGCGCAGGTGACCGACCCGGCCGCGGTGGTCTACTCGCGGATCTCGCAGGTCACCGTCGAGGAGCCGTGGCACGTCGGCCGGGTGGTCCTGGCCGGCGACGCGGCGCACGCCTCCACCCCGCACCTGGCCCAGGGCGCGGCGATGGCGGTCGAGGACGCGCTGGTCCTCGCCGAGAGCCTGGACGCGGCGGAGACGGTCCCCGCCGCGCTCGCCGCCTGGGAGGAGCGCCGCCGCCCGCGCGCCATGTGGGTGCAGGCGCTGTCCCGCGCGATCCTCAAGCAGGAGACCGGCACGCCGACCACGCCGGAGGAGGACGAGCTGCTGAAGGTCGGCATCCCGGGTGCGGCGCACTTCCTGGTGAAGCCGTACTGA
- a CDS encoding serine hydrolase, with product MLSVVVAPWGGEPVFERGGDEPHEAASTMKVAVLAALHRAGADPDEAVPVVNSFASRAGGRFANDPDRDSDPVPWGLLGGTAPLGLLAERMITHSSNLATNLCLARAGHEAVAEVWRHAGATRSGSPRGIEDYPARDAGLHNRVTARDLVRLLQSLAGEPELLALLERNAFRVDLAAGLPPGTPVAFKNGWIPGARHCVGLVRPGDCPPYLLAVCYTGPLASGADGAEDDPAARLVARVSAAVWSRRHTITGAVAAD from the coding sequence ATGCTGTCGGTAGTGGTCGCCCCCTGGGGCGGGGAACCGGTGTTCGAGCGGGGCGGGGACGAGCCGCACGAGGCCGCGAGCACGATGAAGGTCGCCGTCCTGGCCGCCCTGCACCGCGCCGGGGCCGACCCCGACGAGGCCGTGCCGGTGGTGAACTCCTTCGCGTCGCGGGCGGGCGGGCGGTTCGCCAACGACCCGGACCGGGACAGCGACCCCGTCCCCTGGGGCCTGCTCGGCGGCACCGCCCCACTGGGCCTGCTCGCCGAGCGGATGATCACCCACTCGTCCAACCTCGCCACCAACCTCTGCCTCGCCCGGGCCGGCCACGAGGCCGTCGCGGAGGTCTGGCGGCACGCGGGCGCCACCCGGAGCGGCAGTCCGCGCGGGATCGAGGACTACCCGGCGCGGGACGCCGGTCTGCACAACCGGGTGACGGCCCGCGACCTGGTCCGGCTGCTCCAGTCCCTGGCCGGGGAACCGGAGTTGCTCGCGCTGCTGGAGCGCAACGCGTTCCGGGTCGACCTCGCCGCCGGACTGCCGCCGGGGACGCCGGTGGCGTTCAAGAACGGCTGGATCCCCGGTGCCCGGCACTGCGTGGGCCTGGTGCGGCCCGGGGACTGCCCGCCCTACCTGCTGGCGGTCTGCTACACCGGCCCGCTGGCCTCCGGCGCGGACGGCGCGGAGGACGATCCGGCGGCGCGGCTGGTGGCCCGGGTCTCGGCGGCGGTCTGGTCCCGCCGGCACACGATCACCGGCGCGGTGGCCGCCGACTGA
- a CDS encoding leucyl/phenylalanyl-tRNA--protein transferase: MTATTPEELFAAVDVARAPADGPAAFGGDLAPGTLLAAYRHGLFPLPAADDYASAFNEARHEEAVEAGRIVLLPGAADADPYALAWWSPDPRPVLAPDGVRLGRKLSRLLRNRLDWSTTADAAFEQVLAACAEGREPPWLTRDLREALTALHRLGAAHSVEVWEEGELVGGVFGVAAGPVLSLDSMFHRRPDAARVAVADLAARFAAAGGLLLDAQWDSPHVRSLGAAPQPRERYLAALAAGTGPVAPLDTARLPAVRLAPAQPRPPWPPGHRHGRGHGPAASAGGG; this comes from the coding sequence ATGACCGCCACCACCCCCGAGGAGCTCTTCGCGGCGGTGGACGTCGCCCGCGCCCCCGCCGACGGACCGGCGGCGTTCGGCGGCGACCTCGCGCCGGGCACCCTGCTCGCCGCCTACCGGCACGGGCTGTTCCCGCTCCCGGCCGCCGACGACTACGCGAGCGCCTTCAACGAGGCCCGCCACGAGGAGGCGGTGGAGGCCGGCCGGATCGTCCTGCTGCCGGGGGCCGCGGACGCCGACCCGTACGCGCTCGCCTGGTGGTCGCCCGATCCCCGCCCCGTCCTCGCCCCCGACGGCGTGCGCCTCGGCCGCAAGCTCTCCCGCCTGCTGCGCAACCGGCTGGACTGGTCGACCACCGCCGACGCCGCCTTCGAGCAGGTGCTCGCGGCGTGCGCCGAGGGCCGCGAACCCCCGTGGCTCACCCGGGACCTGCGGGAGGCGCTCACCGCGCTGCACCGGCTGGGAGCGGCCCACAGCGTCGAGGTGTGGGAGGAGGGGGAGCTGGTCGGAGGGGTGTTCGGGGTCGCGGCCGGGCCGGTGCTCAGCCTGGACTCGATGTTCCACCGCCGCCCGGACGCCGCCCGGGTGGCGGTCGCCGACCTCGCCGCCCGCTTCGCCGCCGCCGGGGGGCTCCTGCTGGACGCCCAGTGGGACTCCCCGCACGTGCGCTCCCTCGGCGCCGCGCCGCAGCCCCGGGAGCGCTACCTCGCCGCGCTCGCCGCCGGGACCGGCCCGGTGGCGCCGCTGGACACCGCCCGGCTCCCGGCCGTCCGGCTGGCCCCCGCGCAGCCCCGCCCGCCGTGGCCGCCCGGGCACCGGCACGGGCGCGGCCACGGGCCCGCCGCGAGCGCCGGTGGCGGCTGA